The Peptococcaceae bacterium 1198_IL3148 genome includes a region encoding these proteins:
- the polX gene encoding DNA polymerase/3'-5' exonuclease PolX, producing the protein MKNIEIAWVFNEMADLLEIKGADFFKVKAYRNGAKTIMRLEKPVAELVANGTFSKLPGIGKAITDKTKELLETGTCKAHQELLAEIPRGVLEIRALPGIGPKKARLIFEKLGIASLAELEVAANKREIRKLPGMSAKSEYDIARNINVFRNGTDKVILGFARDLGIELREFLLSLPGVKNVEFAGSTRRWKETVRDLDMVAATEDVPELIDALITHPKVTKVLEREENRVRVMTFWGVPVDLTVVTPDRFITTWHRSTGSKKHYQHLQRIAEQKNFQLSHKYIKDAAGQPLPVESEADIYQALGMTYVPAELREDNGEIEAAQQHALPNLVAVSDIKGDLHTHTHWSDAALSIEEMVAGAKERGYSYLAITDHSGSLKIANGLNVERLHKQGKEIDKLNEQQQDFTILKGVECDILADGSLDHHDDILRDLDVVVASVHSAFKQDKETMTNRIVSAIEHEHVDIIGHVSGRLLGRREGYELDIDRVLEAAAKYNTILEINASPDRLDLSEENARKAKEMGIRIAINTDAHDLKRLNEMEYGVSVARRAWLTKDDIINTKDVDQLLKELR; encoded by the coding sequence ATGAAAAACATTGAAATAGCTTGGGTCTTTAATGAAATGGCGGACCTATTGGAAATAAAGGGTGCAGATTTTTTTAAAGTGAAGGCGTATCGCAACGGGGCCAAAACCATTATGCGCCTGGAAAAACCAGTGGCAGAATTGGTTGCCAACGGTACTTTTAGCAAACTGCCCGGCATTGGCAAAGCAATAACTGATAAAACTAAAGAATTATTGGAAACGGGAACTTGCAAAGCACACCAAGAATTGCTGGCGGAAATACCGCGGGGAGTGTTGGAGATTCGCGCTTTGCCCGGCATCGGCCCTAAAAAGGCGCGACTGATTTTTGAAAAACTGGGCATAGCTTCGCTGGCCGAACTGGAAGTGGCAGCTAATAAAAGGGAAATAAGAAAGCTGCCCGGCATGAGTGCTAAGTCTGAATATGACATTGCCCGCAACATCAATGTATTCAGAAACGGTACTGATAAGGTAATATTGGGGTTTGCTCGGGATTTAGGGATAGAATTACGGGAGTTTTTGCTGTCATTGCCGGGGGTAAAAAATGTTGAATTTGCCGGTAGCACCAGGCGTTGGAAAGAAACAGTGCGGGATTTGGATATGGTGGCAGCAACGGAGGATGTACCGGAGCTGATTGATGCCTTAATCACCCACCCCAAAGTCACTAAGGTGTTGGAAAGGGAAGAAAACCGGGTCAGAGTGATGACCTTTTGGGGAGTGCCGGTGGATTTAACGGTGGTAACGCCGGATCGCTTCATTACCACTTGGCACCGCAGCACCGGCAGTAAAAAACATTATCAACACTTACAACGCATTGCCGAACAAAAGAACTTTCAGTTGAGTCATAAATATATTAAGGATGCGGCCGGACAACCACTGCCGGTGGAGAGTGAAGCTGATATTTATCAGGCACTGGGGATGACATATGTCCCGGCCGAGCTGCGGGAAGATAACGGAGAGATTGAAGCCGCCCAGCAACATGCTTTACCCAACTTAGTGGCAGTGAGCGATATTAAAGGGGATTTACATACCCACACCCATTGGAGTGATGCTGCCCTTTCCATAGAGGAAATGGTGGCCGGTGCTAAGGAAAGGGGTTACTCATACTTGGCCATTACCGATCACTCCGGTTCATTAAAAATAGCCAACGGCCTTAATGTCGAAAGGTTACATAAGCAAGGTAAAGAAATTGACAAGTTAAATGAGCAACAGCAAGATTTCACCATATTAAAGGGTGTAGAGTGTGATATTCTAGCTGATGGCAGTTTGGATCATCACGATGATATATTGCGGGACTTAGATGTGGTGGTGGCCTCGGTACACTCGGCCTTTAAACAGGATAAAGAAACCATGACCAATCGCATTGTCTCGGCCATTGAACATGAACATGTGGACATTATTGGCCATGTCAGCGGACGTTTGCTGGGCAGAAGGGAAGGTTATGAATTGGATATTGACCGGGTGTTGGAGGCGGCAGCCAAGTATAACACTATACTGGAGATCAATGCTTCCCCCGACCGCTTGGATTTAAGTGAAGAAAATGCCCGCAAAGCTAAGGAAATGGGAATCAGGATTGCTATTAATACCGATGCCCATGACTTGAAGCGATTAAACGAAATGGAGTATGGCGTATCGGTGGCCCGGCGGGCTTGGTTGACAAAGGATGATATTATCAATACCAAGGATGTAGATCAATTGTTAAAGGAATTAAGATAA
- a CDS encoding DNA-3-methyladenine glycosylase, translating into MFGFSQPLDTNFYQRDTVQVAKELLGCKLVHCSPSGITVGIIVETEAYMQIGDPACHASRGMTKRNQVMFGPPGKAYVYFTYGMHYCFNVVTNDEGVGDAVLIRALEPVDGIELMQHRRQRERLWDLCSGPAKLVQAMGITKEHNGSDLTQGPITIYAGHRVKDIVTTTRIGIKEGAELPLRFYIAGNKYISKK; encoded by the coding sequence ATGTTTGGTTTTAGCCAACCATTAGACACAAATTTTTACCAGCGCGATACCGTCCAAGTGGCTAAAGAGTTGTTGGGCTGCAAGTTGGTACACTGCAGTCCCTCAGGCATAACCGTTGGCATAATTGTAGAGACCGAAGCATATATGCAAATTGGTGACCCCGCCTGTCATGCCAGTCGAGGCATGACCAAAAGAAACCAAGTGATGTTTGGTCCGCCGGGCAAGGCTTACGTCTATTTTACCTATGGCATGCATTACTGTTTTAATGTAGTCACCAACGATGAAGGAGTAGGGGACGCCGTTTTGATTCGCGCCCTAGAGCCAGTTGATGGTATTGAGTTAATGCAACATCGCAGGCAAAGGGAACGCCTATGGGATCTATGTTCCGGTCCAGCCAAACTGGTGCAAGCCATGGGTATTACCAAAGAACACAACGGCTCTGACCTAACCCAAGGACCGATAACCATCTATGCCGGACACAGGGTAAAGGACATCGTCACCACCACCAGAATCGGCATCAAAGAAGGGGCAGAATTACCGCTACGGTTTTACATAGCGGGAAACAAATACATCTCAAAAAAGTAA
- a CDS encoding Nif3-like dinuclear metal center hexameric protein has protein sequence MKLKEIYNLAIEMGKKHDPRGLEQVEKLLAKTKERYQELNEEEKSEFDTDKLFNPYSDTRVLLGDLDLEVKRILTGIDMEVGEVVLADRLSEKGQKIDLILSHHPEGKAMAALYGVMHIQEDVLHKFGVPINVAESIMSSRINEVRRGMLPHNHNRAVDAAKLLGFAFMSMHTPADNMVNDYLQTKFDQQRPETLGEVVKMLKQEPEYAEAVQYNAGPTIVIGTKDRRAGKIMVDMTGGTSGSEDAYNKLQTAGVGTLVTMHIGEKHRKEAEKNHINVIIAGHMASDSLGMNLILDKFEEQGVEVLTTSGLLRYKR, from the coding sequence ATGAAATTAAAAGAAATCTACAACTTAGCAATTGAAATGGGCAAAAAGCACGACCCCAGAGGATTAGAACAGGTGGAAAAACTGCTGGCTAAAACCAAAGAACGCTACCAAGAACTTAATGAAGAAGAAAAATCAGAATTTGATACCGATAAACTGTTTAACCCCTATAGTGACACCAGGGTACTGCTGGGTGACTTAGATTTAGAAGTGAAAAGAATACTTACCGGTATCGACATGGAAGTGGGCGAAGTGGTGTTGGCTGATCGCCTATCAGAAAAGGGCCAAAAGATTGATCTGATCCTATCTCACCACCCTGAGGGTAAAGCCATGGCGGCTTTGTATGGTGTGATGCACATCCAGGAGGATGTATTACATAAGTTTGGCGTACCAATAAACGTGGCCGAAAGCATCATGTCATCACGGATTAATGAAGTGCGCCGGGGAATGCTACCCCATAACCACAACCGCGCTGTGGACGCTGCCAAATTGTTGGGCTTTGCCTTCATGAGCATGCATACCCCGGCCGATAACATGGTGAATGATTACCTGCAAACTAAATTCGATCAACAGCGGCCAGAAACCCTGGGTGAAGTGGTTAAAATGCTAAAACAAGAACCAGAATATGCCGAGGCAGTCCAATATAATGCCGGACCCACCATCGTTATTGGTACCAAGGATCGACGGGCTGGTAAAATCATGGTGGATATGACCGGTGGCACCAGTGGCTCTGAGGATGCCTATAACAAACTGCAAACCGCTGGCGTGGGCACTTTGGTGACCATGCACATCGGTGAAAAGCACCGCAAAGAGGCAGAAAAGAACCATATCAATGTCATCATTGCCGGCCATATGGCAAGCGATTCGCTGGGTATGAACCTAATTCTGGATAAATTTGAAGAACAGGGAGTAGAAGTGTTGACTACTTCCGGACTGCTCAGATACAAACGTTAA
- a CDS encoding DUF3656 domain-containing protein, with protein MQKPELLAPAGSWEALVAAVQNGADAVYFGGKAFNARYSATNFDDDQLVKAVEYCHVRGVKVYVTVNIILSDTELKEALTFLHFLHNSRVDAIIVQDLGLAKLARQVVPELPLHASTQMTVHNAAGVELLQQYGFERIVLSREMELENIAQIKRETGADLETFIHGALCVCYSGQCLMSSMIGGRSGNRGRCAQPCRLQYQLVDHRGKSLVDTGAVGDYLLSPRDINLSAHVPDLIRAGINSFKVEGRMKRPEYVATVIRVYRQLIDKALAGGEFNVEPREAKDLEQIFNRDFSTGYFYGNPGGELMSYKRPNNRGILLGRVKRFSKDSNLVELALHEPLRVGDGIEVWVTQGGRVGTEVSRIIMQGSQVESAPAGANVWVDIRGKVRPGDRVFKTNDAQLMQQAKLSYTSSKELKKIPLKFTVKASVGEPLYIKVADPMGNWAEHSSIEVGQPAEKRPLTEDFLAAQLNRLGNTPFSLGELDSDIQGQVMFPMSVINEQRRTVLELLEQHRRGTRSKTVDKGVFKQRLTEALADLEQHNPGGKRNRPKLAVNVTELATLKAVVDAGADIVYFGGESYRSQKAITPEDIKSATAYCNKHGVEFVLSSPRILQDQELNRFINFIGKVIPNVSKVLVGNLGLLKELKDNHQLQLIADFSFSVFNRAAAAMLAEQGVVRVTLSPELTMGQIKEFAANTAMPLEVMVHGALPLMVTRYCAMGSLLGGLTSQNKCSGPCRNQSCGLKDRKGIVFPIKVDQYCHQHIFNSKELCMIEDIGPLAAAGLSVLRIDARIVNAERAKHIVQAYRNVLRFYPDQEWYEIAANAKAELEKESMGFTKGHYYRGII; from the coding sequence ATGCAAAAGCCCGAACTTTTAGCTCCGGCCGGTTCATGGGAGGCGCTGGTGGCGGCTGTTCAAAATGGAGCAGACGCTGTATATTTCGGTGGCAAAGCCTTTAATGCCCGGTATTCGGCCACCAATTTTGATGATGATCAATTGGTCAAGGCGGTGGAATATTGCCATGTCCGTGGAGTTAAGGTTTATGTGACAGTAAATATCATTTTGTCCGATACTGAATTGAAGGAAGCTTTGACTTTTCTGCATTTTCTGCACAACAGTAGGGTAGATGCCATCATAGTTCAAGATCTGGGCTTAGCTAAACTGGCCCGCCAAGTGGTGCCCGAATTGCCGCTCCATGCCAGCACCCAAATGACGGTGCACAATGCCGCTGGGGTAGAATTATTACAGCAGTATGGTTTTGAACGGATTGTATTGTCCCGGGAGATGGAATTGGAGAACATTGCCCAAATTAAAAGGGAAACCGGTGCCGATTTGGAAACCTTTATCCACGGGGCATTATGTGTTTGCTATTCCGGACAATGCTTGATGTCCAGTATGATTGGTGGCCGCAGCGGCAACCGGGGTAGATGTGCCCAACCCTGCCGTTTACAGTATCAGTTGGTTGACCACCGGGGCAAGTCTTTGGTTGACACCGGGGCGGTGGGGGATTATTTACTAAGCCCTCGCGACATCAACCTGAGCGCCCATGTGCCGGACTTAATCAGGGCTGGTATAAATTCCTTCAAGGTGGAAGGTCGCATGAAGCGTCCAGAATATGTGGCCACCGTTATCAGGGTCTATCGCCAGTTAATTGATAAGGCTTTGGCCGGCGGGGAATTCAATGTGGAGCCTAGAGAAGCAAAGGATTTGGAACAAATCTTTAATCGTGACTTTTCCACCGGCTATTTTTATGGTAACCCTGGCGGTGAATTAATGAGCTACAAGCGCCCCAATAACCGAGGAATACTATTGGGTCGAGTAAAAAGATTTAGCAAAGACAGCAACCTGGTGGAGCTGGCACTGCACGAACCACTGCGGGTGGGAGATGGCATTGAGGTTTGGGTCACCCAAGGTGGTCGGGTGGGCACCGAGGTGTCCCGCATTATTATGCAGGGCAGCCAAGTGGAGAGTGCCCCGGCCGGTGCCAACGTTTGGGTGGATATTCGGGGAAAAGTGCGCCCGGGAGACCGGGTGTTTAAAACCAACGACGCCCAGTTAATGCAACAGGCTAAGTTGAGTTATACCTCCAGTAAAGAACTGAAAAAGATTCCACTTAAGTTTACAGTTAAAGCCAGTGTGGGCGAACCGCTGTACATTAAAGTGGCGGATCCGATGGGCAATTGGGCCGAGCATTCCTCAATAGAAGTGGGCCAACCGGCAGAAAAAAGACCTTTGACAGAGGATTTTTTGGCTGCGCAATTGAATCGTCTAGGTAACACTCCCTTTTCCCTAGGGGAACTGGACAGTGATATTCAAGGGCAAGTAATGTTTCCCATGAGTGTTATCAACGAACAGCGCCGGACGGTGTTGGAACTATTGGAACAGCATCGCAGGGGTACCCGCAGTAAAACCGTCGATAAAGGGGTTTTTAAACAACGACTGACCGAAGCGCTGGCAGATTTAGAACAGCATAACCCCGGCGGCAAAAGAAACCGCCCTAAATTGGCGGTAAACGTCACTGAACTGGCAACGTTGAAGGCAGTGGTGGATGCCGGGGCAGACATTGTCTATTTTGGCGGCGAAAGCTATCGCTCCCAGAAGGCCATTACACCCGAGGACATCAAAAGTGCTACTGCCTATTGCAACAAGCACGGGGTTGAATTTGTACTGTCGTCACCCCGAATTTTGCAAGATCAAGAACTAAATCGGTTTATAAATTTTATAGGCAAAGTTATACCTAATGTTAGCAAAGTGCTGGTGGGCAACCTGGGCCTACTTAAAGAGCTTAAAGATAACCATCAGCTGCAGCTAATTGCGGATTTCTCTTTTAGTGTGTTTAATCGGGCTGCTGCCGCCATGTTGGCGGAACAAGGGGTGGTTCGGGTCACCCTTTCGCCGGAACTGACCATGGGACAAATAAAGGAATTTGCCGCCAATACCGCCATGCCATTGGAGGTGATGGTGCATGGGGCATTGCCGTTAATGGTCACCAGGTACTGTGCTATGGGCAGTTTGCTGGGCGGATTAACCAGCCAAAATAAGTGTTCTGGTCCTTGCCGCAATCAATCCTGCGGTTTGAAAGACCGTAAAGGGATTGTGTTTCCCATTAAAGTGGACCAGTATTGCCACCAGCATATTTTTAATTCTAAAGAGCTGTGTATGATTGAAGATATTGGCCCGCTGGCAGCGGCAGGTTTATCGGTACTGCGCATAGATGCCCGGATTGTCAATGCAGAACGGGCTAAGCATATTGTGCAAGCCTATCGGAATGTATTGAGGTTTTACCCAGATCAGGAGTGGTATGAAATTGCAGCCAATGCTAAGGCGGAACTAGAAAAGGAGTCAATGGGATTCACCAAGGGTCACTATTATCGTGGAATAATATAA
- a CDS encoding endonuclease MutS2 — protein sequence MDERTFARLEFQKVRQRLAEHAGSALGRELAEQLTPSTNYDTVLAWQAETTQASNLLRFEPTAELGGWQDIRNQILRLKRDALLSAEELYPVGTTLAASRRIKTFLAERSETYPVLAEIAMGLASLPAVEKAILAAILPGGELDDHASPELYQIRRRMASAQTKVKERLDAIIRSPEKQKYLQEAIVTIRGDRYVVPVKQEYRGQIPGIVHDQSASGATVYIEPMAVVEANNEVRQLMAAEKQEIQRILVHLSSLAAGVVDELSLAMDSLGHLDFVLAKANYGRKLNAWQPKISPQPKLNLVKARHPLLTGEVVPVTVWLGEDFTTMVITGPNTGGKTVTLKTVGLMVLMTQSGLHVPAEDGSEVGIFSQVFADIGDEQSIEQSLSTFSSHMSNIVGIINQADDRSLVLVDELGSGTDPTEGAALAQSILEYLHKIGARTIATTHYSELKNFAYANQGVENASVEFNSETLRPTYRLLIGKPGRSNAFEIAQRLGLSEHLVQRARGYLTEEQIEAAELMQKMERTQQEAEKERQQAVKLRLETEQLKERYQKLEEQLNARKADIINKAQEEAQQIIKQARQQSEDIIKELREKLAEQSTREREEAIKQAREKIYNLYDKGMKKRIKRTQTFQPPKQLQPGDEVYLPQYNQKGYVLDIGDKGVLVQAGILKLTVPKNQLQKVEQPKVNPGQSQVGRVVMEKAQKISPNLDMRGMTADEGLLEMEKYLDDAYIAGLKQVNLIHGKGTGALRAAVHRELKDNPRVKKFRLGELSEGGAGVTVVELK from the coding sequence ATGGACGAAAGAACTTTTGCCAGATTGGAATTTCAAAAGGTGCGCCAGCGCTTAGCTGAACATGCCGGTTCTGCCCTGGGGCGAGAACTAGCAGAGCAACTGACGCCCAGTACCAATTATGATACAGTGCTGGCTTGGCAGGCAGAAACCACCCAGGCCAGCAATTTGTTGCGCTTTGAGCCCACAGCAGAACTTGGCGGCTGGCAGGACATTCGCAATCAAATTTTGCGGTTAAAAAGAGATGCTCTATTATCGGCAGAAGAGTTGTATCCGGTGGGGACAACGCTGGCCGCTTCCCGGCGCATTAAAACATTTTTGGCGGAGCGCAGTGAGACCTACCCGGTGTTGGCTGAGATAGCGATGGGCCTGGCCAGTTTGCCTGCGGTGGAAAAGGCTATCTTAGCAGCGATCTTACCCGGTGGCGAACTGGATGACCATGCCTCACCGGAGTTGTATCAAATTCGGCGACGGATGGCCAGCGCTCAAACCAAGGTTAAAGAGCGCTTAGATGCCATTATTAGATCGCCTGAAAAACAGAAGTATTTGCAGGAGGCCATTGTCACCATTCGGGGCGATCGCTACGTGGTGCCGGTGAAACAAGAGTACCGAGGGCAGATACCTGGTATAGTGCACGATCAATCCGCCAGTGGCGCCACGGTATATATTGAGCCAATGGCAGTGGTGGAAGCCAATAACGAAGTGCGCCAATTGATGGCTGCAGAAAAGCAGGAAATCCAACGCATTTTGGTTCATCTAAGCAGTTTAGCAGCGGGAGTGGTGGATGAACTGAGCTTAGCTATGGATTCATTGGGACATTTGGATTTTGTGTTGGCCAAAGCCAATTACGGTCGCAAACTAAATGCTTGGCAGCCAAAGATTAGTCCCCAACCGAAATTAAACCTCGTCAAAGCCCGCCATCCATTATTGACCGGCGAGGTGGTGCCGGTGACCGTTTGGTTAGGCGAAGATTTCACCACCATGGTGATTACCGGTCCCAATACCGGTGGTAAAACTGTTACGTTAAAAACGGTGGGATTAATGGTGTTAATGACCCAGTCTGGCTTACATGTGCCGGCGGAGGATGGTTCCGAGGTGGGCATTTTCAGTCAGGTGTTTGCTGATATTGGCGATGAACAGAGCATTGAGCAGTCGTTAAGTACCTTTTCATCCCATATGAGTAACATTGTCGGTATTATCAATCAGGCCGATGACCGCAGTTTGGTGTTGGTTGATGAATTGGGTTCTGGCACAGATCCCACCGAAGGGGCGGCGCTAGCTCAATCAATTTTAGAGTATCTGCACAAAATTGGGGCGCGCACCATTGCCACCACTCACTACAGCGAACTAAAGAATTTTGCCTATGCCAATCAGGGGGTAGAAAACGCCAGTGTTGAATTTAACAGTGAGACGCTAAGGCCAACTTACCGTTTGCTAATTGGTAAGCCTGGGCGCAGTAACGCCTTTGAAATCGCTCAGCGGCTGGGGCTGTCAGAGCACTTGGTACAGCGGGCCCGGGGATATTTAACCGAAGAGCAAATTGAGGCGGCAGAGTTAATGCAAAAAATGGAGCGCACCCAGCAGGAGGCCGAAAAAGAAAGACAACAGGCCGTGAAGTTGCGATTGGAAACGGAACAATTAAAAGAGCGCTATCAGAAATTAGAAGAACAGCTCAATGCCCGCAAAGCGGATATTATTAATAAAGCCCAAGAAGAGGCCCAGCAGATTATTAAACAGGCCCGGCAGCAATCTGAGGATATCATTAAAGAGTTAAGGGAGAAACTGGCAGAACAGAGTACCCGGGAACGGGAAGAAGCAATTAAACAAGCCCGAGAGAAAATCTATAATCTATATGACAAGGGCATGAAGAAAAGAATTAAACGTACCCAAACTTTCCAACCGCCCAAACAATTACAACCGGGGGATGAGGTCTATCTACCCCAGTATAATCAAAAGGGATATGTGTTGGATATTGGTGACAAAGGCGTTTTGGTGCAGGCCGGTATTTTAAAGTTAACGGTGCCCAAAAACCAGTTGCAAAAGGTTGAACAACCAAAGGTAAATCCTGGCCAAAGCCAAGTGGGGAGAGTGGTGATGGAAAAGGCCCAAAAAATCAGTCCCAACTTGGATATGCGTGGCATGACGGCGGACGAAGGTTTGCTAGAAATGGAAAAATATTTGGATGACGCTTACATCGCCGGTTTAAAACAGGTGAATCTAATTCACGGTAAAGGGACCGGCGCCCTGAGGGCAGCAGTACATCGAGAACTGAAAGATAACCCGCGAGTAAAAAAGTTCCGCCTCGGAGAACTAAGCGAAGGCGGTGCCGGGGTCACCGTGGTGGAACTGAAGTAA
- the proC gene encoding pyrroline-5-carboxylate reductase has translation MLAGNQFLFVGAGNIAESIMKGLLSTEQIRPGEIWVTNRSNTQRLQFLRQYYGIVPVTDKKAAASEANIIVLAIKPQDVFSVLAELKDSITENHLIISVLAGITTTLIEDTLGIKVPVVRAMPNTSCAVLESATGLTSGQYVSPEQLELAKEIFTIVGEVVVFDEELLDAVTGLSGSGPAYIYYLVEAMEKAGEATGIPRELARPLVLKTLIGAARMLIETGENPEVLRKQVTSPNGTTMAGLKELERYNFQQAIEHAVVSATNRSKELGQQYVQNDAKKSANF, from the coding sequence TTGTTAGCAGGTAATCAATTTTTATTTGTTGGTGCCGGCAATATAGCTGAATCAATTATGAAAGGTTTATTGTCAACAGAACAGATTCGCCCCGGTGAAATTTGGGTAACCAATAGAAGTAATACTCAACGGCTGCAGTTTCTACGTCAATACTACGGCATTGTTCCGGTAACGGATAAAAAGGCTGCCGCCAGTGAAGCCAATATCATTGTGTTGGCCATCAAGCCCCAAGATGTTTTTAGCGTTTTAGCAGAGCTAAAAGATTCCATCACTGAAAATCACTTAATCATTTCGGTATTGGCTGGCATTACCACCACTTTGATTGAGGATACGCTGGGCATTAAAGTGCCTGTGGTGCGGGCAATGCCCAACACCTCCTGTGCTGTGCTGGAGTCTGCCACCGGACTAACCTCTGGGCAGTATGTCAGCCCAGAACAGTTAGAACTGGCTAAGGAAATATTTACCATCGTCGGTGAAGTTGTGGTATTTGATGAAGAACTGCTGGATGCGGTGACTGGATTATCGGGCAGCGGCCCTGCTTATATATATTACCTGGTGGAAGCAATGGAAAAGGCTGGTGAAGCCACTGGTATCCCCCGGGAATTGGCTCGGCCTCTGGTATTAAAAACGTTAATTGGCGCTGCCCGCATGTTAATCGAAACCGGCGAAAACCCTGAAGTATTAAGAAAACAGGTGACATCACCCAACGGCACCACCATGGCGGGATTAAAGGAACTGGAACGCTATAATTTCCAACAAGCCATTGAGCACGCCGTTGTTAGTGCCACCAACCGCTCGAAGGAGCTGGGTCAACAATATGTGCAAAATGATGCTAAAAAATCAGCCAACTTCTAA
- a CDS encoding glutamate-5-semialdehyde dehydrogenase has translation MSLVKELAIKAKSAANELAVLDTAIKNHALNMVAEQLKVNSQQIIEANKIDLEKGKTAGLSAPLLDRLALDDGRIDGMIEGIHQVVALADPIGETIESWPRPNGLNVNKVRVPMGVVGIIYEGRPNVTVDAAALCLKAGSAVVLRGSSSAINSNRALVSAIKTGLAKANVSAEVVQLVDTTDRAAVDEMLKLNGLMDLVIPRGGAGLIQRVVQNATVPVIETGVGNCHIYVDKDADPQMALDIIINAKCQRYGVCNAAESLVVHQDIASPWLSKAAAELKARGVEIRGCAETLKLVKDAQPATESDWAEEFIAPTIAIKIVKDLAEAIGHIQQHSTGHSEAIVTNNQATADIFMRTIDAAAVYHNASTRFTDGFEFGFGAEIGISTQKLHARGPMGLKELTSYKYIIQGTGQTRA, from the coding sequence ATGTCGTTAGTAAAGGAACTGGCCATCAAGGCTAAATCAGCAGCCAATGAATTGGCTGTTTTAGATACCGCAATCAAAAACCATGCTTTAAATATGGTGGCTGAGCAACTAAAGGTCAATAGTCAACAAATCATTGAAGCTAACAAAATAGATCTAGAGAAGGGCAAAACCGCTGGCCTCAGTGCACCACTTTTAGATCGGTTAGCACTGGACGACGGGCGTATCGACGGTATGATTGAAGGCATCCACCAAGTTGTGGCTTTGGCCGATCCCATTGGCGAAACCATTGAAAGCTGGCCGCGCCCCAACGGTCTCAACGTCAATAAAGTACGGGTGCCAATGGGTGTGGTAGGAATCATTTACGAAGGCCGCCCCAACGTAACAGTGGATGCCGCCGCCCTGTGTTTAAAAGCCGGCAGTGCTGTGGTGCTGCGCGGTAGTTCCAGCGCCATTAATAGCAACAGAGCACTGGTTAGCGCCATCAAAACTGGTCTGGCTAAAGCCAATGTTTCTGCCGAAGTGGTGCAATTGGTGGATACCACCGACAGAGCGGCGGTGGATGAAATGCTAAAACTAAATGGCCTAATGGATTTAGTAATTCCCCGGGGCGGGGCTGGTTTAATTCAAAGGGTGGTACAAAACGCCACTGTACCGGTAATTGAAACCGGCGTCGGCAACTGCCATATCTACGTTGATAAAGACGCCGACCCACAAATGGCACTGGATATTATTATTAATGCCAAATGCCAACGTTATGGCGTTTGCAATGCTGCAGAATCACTGGTGGTGCATCAAGACATAGCATCCCCTTGGCTGTCCAAAGCAGCCGCGGAATTAAAAGCCAGAGGCGTAGAAATCCGCGGTTGTGCCGAAACCTTAAAATTGGTTAAAGATGCGCAACCGGCAACGGAAAGTGATTGGGCCGAAGAGTTTATAGCCCCAACAATCGCGATCAAGATTGTTAAAGATCTCGCCGAAGCCATCGGTCATATCCAGCAACACAGCACCGGACACTCCGAAGCCATTGTCACCAACAACCAAGCAACTGCTGATATTTTTATGCGCACCATCGATGCTGCGGCAGTTTACCACAACGCCTCCACCAGGTTCACCGATGGCTTTGAATTTGGTTTTGGTGCCGAAATAGGCATCAGCACCCAAAAATTACACGCCCGGGGACCAATGGGGCTAAAGGAATTAACCAGTTATAAATATATAATCCAAGGCACCGGTCAAACCAGAGCATAA